A window from Solanum stenotomum isolate F172 chromosome 7, ASM1918654v1, whole genome shotgun sequence encodes these proteins:
- the LOC125871830 gene encoding uncharacterized protein LOC125871830, with protein MDHRRTLTMNWDGLGDDQDDDDNFFESRDRLSTAIPLDLGSSGSDDDNEYEDSRLSFVSTLSSASVKKFQGIEIETVSDSFSSADYGMWMAEPGDIKERRKRLLQGMGLSSNKDLLKLKSAKIVRAISRKVEKIKDTKTSKTNDSSRVKGLNQEREPVSIQPIKLVRSRSDGDIQYFSINTKKRKEDLIGDISKQRLTRTFSGVLAPSIGTCQLTGSVRMSPTQNRSRSLMQNGSDLLSNGNPDVGFASFFLIKNLDTGKEFIVKESNENGMWNKLSDIQTGKQLTMDEFEKHVGYSPVVKELMRRVNGSRSHDDERKLNANSYLSKSFRNSKRRGVALLKNIKGVAHSMSGKIIDKEREQPVPEEQQKPNKNSSKWIKVRQHGKSCKEFTALHLSQEIHAHEGSIWTIRFSSDAHYLATAGEDTLIHIWEVQECEVTNDLNSVCGTMGGSGSASPNHPTTGSFSASPVHPIARSNSDRPPLPETGHSTSERRKKGKVSHKKKGNSVPEYVNVPETVFALSEKPICTLKGHQDDVLDLSWSRSQQLLSSSIDKTVRLWDVETQSCLKMFAHNDYVTCIQINPMDDDYFISGSLDAKVRIWNIPDRKVVDWTDLHEMVTATCFTPDGQDALIGSHKGSCRMYNTSECKLEQKDNIEIQPKKNSQLKKVTGLQFAPWNPSEVLITSADSRIRIFDGSDMIYKFRGFRNTSSQIAASFSSDGKYVISASEDSHVYIWKREEPKSPRGKVRTSISVQAHERFQCKDVSVAIPWLGSVKNEAPLVEMHSKRHSKRFLPPQYPNGGSPTKENSDVANSKRHTPPLPNKSNTLERVQSSQEEEDLAQISRTDFGNGHGESFASGSSSNRFGDSPSISASSSSRSQSWSSSWSHDGSNSHGSNVIQATAWGMVIVTASLGGEIRIYQNFGLPLKAGRQTNLFRDLT; from the exons ATGGATCATCGCAGAACGTTAACGATGAACTGGGATGGTCTTGGAGACGATCAAGATGACGATGACAACTTCTTTGAGTCTCGTGATCGTCTCTCCACAGCCATCCCCCTTGACTTAGGATCCTCAGGATCAGATGATGATAATGAATACGAGGACAGTCGTCTCTCCTTTGTCTCGACTCTTTCATCAGCCTCCGTCAAGAAATTCCAGGGAATTGAAATTGAAACAGTTTCTGATTCATTTAGCAGCGCGGACTATGGAATGTGGATGGCTGAACCAGGGGATATTAAGGAACGTCGTAAACGCCTCTTACAAGGTATGGGATTGTCAAGCAATAAAGACCTCCTCAAGTTGAAAAGTGCCAAGATTGTAAGAGCTATTTCAAGAAAAGTTGAGAAAATCAAGGACACGAAAACATCTAAGACGAATGATTCATCTCGTGTAAAAGGATTAAATCAAGAACGTGAGCCTGTAAGTATacaaccgattaagttggtaaGGTCGAGATCAGATGGAGATATACAATACTTTTCTATAAatacaaagaaaaggaaagaggaTTTAATTGGTGACATTTCTAAACAACGTCTCACAAGGACATTTTCGGGTGTTTTAGCACCGAGTATAGGTACATGTCAATTAACAGGTTCTGTTAGAATGTCGCCAACACAAAACAGAAGTAGATCGTTGATGCAAAATGGGAGTGATTTGTTATCAAATGGGAATCCTGATGTGGGATTTGCTTCTTTTTTCTTGATAAAGAATTTGGACACCGGAAAGGAGTTTATTGTCAAAGAGAGTAATGAAAACGGAATGTGGAATAAGCTGAGTGATATTCAGACAGGGAAACAACTTACGATGGATGAATTTGAAAAACATGTGGGATACTCTCCTGTTGTGAAGGAGCTGATGAGACGAGTAAATGGATCAAGAAGTCACGATGATGAGAGGAAGCTAAACGCGAATTCATATCTTAGTAAGAGTTTTAGGAATAGTAAGAGAAGGGGAGTTGCTCTTTTGAAGAACATAAAAGGAGTAGCACATAGTATGAGTGGAAAAATTATTGATAAAGAACGCGAACAACCTGTACCTGAGGAACAGCAGAAACCGAATAAGAACTCCTCCAAATGGATTAAAGTCCGTCAGCATGGGAAATCGTGCAAGGAATTCACAGCTTTGCATTTAAGCCAAGAAATCCATGCTCACGAGGGTTCAATATGGACGATAAGATTCAGCTCGGATGCACATTATCTAGCAACAGCAGGAGAAGATACATTGATTCATATATGGGAAGTTCAAGAATGTGAAGTAACCAACGATCTAAACTCTGTTTGTGGTACAATGGGAGGTTCTGGAAGTGCCTCGCCTAATCATCCAACGACTGGCTCATTCAGTGCCTCCCCTGTTCATCCAATTGCTAGGTCCAATTCAGACCGGCCTCCTCTTCCGGAGACTGGACATAGTACATCAGAAAGAAGGAAGAAGGGGAAGGTATCACATAAGAAAAAGGGCAACTCAGTTCCGGAGTATGTCAATGTACCAGAAACTGTTTTTGCTCTTTCGGAGAAACCAATATGCACTCTTAAAGGTCATCAAGATGATGTCTTGGACTTGTCTTGGTCAAGATCTCAG CAACTGCTGTCATCGTCGATAGACAAGACTGTCAGGCTATGGGATGTTGAAACTCAGAGTTGCTTAAAAATGTTCGCGCACAATGACTATG TAACTTGCATACAGATCAATCCAATGGATGATGACTACTTCATCAGCGGTTCTCTGGATGCAAAGGTTCGGATTTGGAATATACCTGATCGGAAAGTTGTAGATTGGACTGATCTTCATGAAATGGTCACTGCTACTTGCTTCACCCCTGATGGCCAG GATGCTTTAATAGGCTCACATAAAGGGAGCTGTCGTATGTACAATACTTCTG AATGCAAACTGGAACAAAAAGACAATATCGAAATTCAACCTAAGAAGAATTCTCAACTCAAGAAGGTCACTGGTTTACAG TTTGCTCCATGGAATCCATCAGAAGTGCTTATAACTTCAGCTGATTCTCGTATCAGAATTTTTGACGGATCAGATATGATCTATAAGTTTAGAG GTTTCCGAAATACAAGTAGCCAAATTGCAGCTTCGTTTAGTTCAGATGGAAAGTATGTCATAAGTGCTAGTGAAGATTCTCATGTGTACATATGGAAGAGAGAAGAACCTAAGAGCCCCAGGGGAAAAGTTAGAACTTCAATCTCAGTTCAAGCTCACGAGCGATTTCAGTGTAAAGATGTTTCAGTTGCCATACCATGGCTAGGTAGTGTAAAGAATGAGGCACCACTTGTAGAGATGCATTCAAAAAGGCATTCGAAACGTTTCCTCCCACCCCAGTATCCTAATGGAGGTTCTCCAACAAAAGAAAACTCGGATGTGGCAAATAGTAAAAGGCATACGCCACCTCTACCTAACAAAAGTAATACATTGGAGAGAGTTCAAAGTAGTCAGGAAGAGGAAGACTTAGCTCAAATCTCTCGTACAGATTTTGGTAATGGTCACGGAGAATCATTTGCATCAGGTTCTTCATCAAATAGGTTTGGTGATTCACCTTCTATATCTGCGTCCAGCAGCTCCCGATCACAGTCTTGGTCCTCCTCTTGGTCTCATGATGGTAGTAATAGCCATGGCAGCAATGTTATACAAGCAACAGCATGGGGGATGGTAATTGTGACAGCAAGTTTGGGAGGTGAAATCagaatttatcaaaattttggGCTACCATTGAAAGCTGGACGTCAAACGAATCTCTTTAGAGACCTGACATAA
- the LOC125871737 gene encoding uncharacterized protein LOC125871737, whose translation MDMSNFDERNSSENQQLPTFKDPKGCLDITTNHQKDDDTKKIVILHQDPKGCQDIIMDEQKDDDDANKIKILHQNNPKGSQDITIGIKKIMVLQEDPKGCQGITMDTNNIVILHQVPNQDHHGDVLNETIVIQHVEDELVPEDSVVIQHVEDEDIQHVEDDVDNNIIVALLEDDNDGFRTPTSLESKIPILTTCPGAPRGNYSGIKRKASSPPRRGERNIRIWNDYRHRDTARF comes from the exons ATGGATATGTCAAATTTTGATGAGAGAAATTCTAGTGAAAACCAACAACTACCCACTTTTAAAGATCCAAAAGGGTGTCTAGATATTACAACAAATCATCAAAAAGATGATGATACCAAGAAAATTGTAATATTGCATCAAGATCCAAAAGGGTGTCAAGATATTATAATGGATGAACaaaaagatgatgatgatgccaacaaaataaaaatattgcacCAAAATAATCCAAAAGGGTCTCAAGATATTACAATAGGcatcaagaaaataatggtATTGCAAGAAGATCCAAAAGGGTGTCAAGGTATTACAATGGACACCAACAACATAGTAATATTGCATCAAGTTCCTAATCAAGATCATC ATGGTGATGTTCTTAATGAGACAATAGTTATACAACACGTTGAAGACGAATTGGTACCAGAAGATAGTGTTGTTATACAACACGTTGAAGATGAAGATATACAACACGTTGAAGATGATGTTGACAACAATATAATAGTAGCACTATTAGAAGATGACAATGATGGATTTAGGACTCCAACTTCTTTGGAATCGAAAATTCCAATTTTGACAACATGTCCTGGTGCACCAAGAGGCAACTATAGTGGTATTAAACGAAAAGCTTCATCACCACCAAGAAGAGGGGaaagaaatataagaatatGGAATGATTATCGCCACCGCGATACCGCTAGATTTTGA
- the LOC125870960 gene encoding uncharacterized protein LOC125870960, with amino-acid sequence MDSPINYAIDDKDLDDAALWAVIDSAAAAASSTTAVTKYSKPLPNNHSPIRPFPSSNPSPQSRLGKTPRNFQNHHHNGEVLNHRPQKMSRSDSNCVSGLSKTSPNPMAVVKHVQRYPAVTSYSSPVTRSPAPVMEYDQRYNSPIVSECSPVATMSHGQREDRDGVVRHSLAGPFPSVSLFKEYQNAAMAIFWKSDYTMISGHPFIKKTGWRKISFYFNLSYEIKDKTIEFDDNRNVLRAEFIVRAHMQGGRFSDGWGSCERREKKFLKPNHDIPSTAETRAKNKACQDLLGIGEYRPGMGQSTNG; translated from the exons ATGGATTCTCCGATCAATTACGCAATCGACGACAAGGATCTAGACGACGCTGCATTATGGGCGGTGATTGATTCCGCCGCCGCTGCTGCCTCCTCCACCACCGCCGTCACTAAGTACAGCAAACCGCTACCTAACAATCACTCTCCAATTAGGCCTTTTCCTAGCTCAAATCCTTCTCCACAATCTAGGCTCGGAAAAACCCCTAGAAACTTCCAAAATCATCACCATAACGGAGAGGTACTAAATCACCGGCCGCAGAAAATGTCCAGGTCAGATTCTAACTGCGTTTCGGGACTGAGCAAGACGAGTCCGAATCCGATGGCGGTAGTTAAGCACGTGCAGAGATATCCGGCTGTGACGAGTTATTCGTCGCCGGTGACGAGGTCTCCGGCTCCGGTGATGGAGTATGATCAGAGGTATAACAGTCCGATTGTTTCGGAGTGTTCGCCGGTGGCTACAATGAGTCACGGACAGCGTGAGGATAGAGATGGCGTCGTTAGGCATAGCTTGGCTGGTCCATTTCCATCCGTTTCTCTGTTCAAGGAGTATCAAAATGCAGCGATGGCG AT ATTCTGGAAAAGTGACTACACTATGATTTCTGGACATCCCTTCATAAAAAAAACTG GTTGGAGGAAGATATCTTTTTACTTCAATCTATCATATGAAATTAAAGACAAGACCATTGAGTTTGATGACAACCGTAATGTCCTGCGTGCTGAATTTATAGTCCGGGCGCATATGCA GGGTGGTAGGTTCTCAGATGGATGGGGATCATGTGAGCGGCGAGAGAAGAAGTTTCTAAAACCAAATCATGACATTCCCAGCACAGCAGAAACCAGAGCAAAAAATAAAGCATGTCAG GACTTGCTTGGAATTGGAGAATATCGACCTGGAATGGGCCAGAGTACTAATGGGTAA